One region of Mesomycoplasma ovipneumoniae genomic DNA includes:
- the msrB gene encoding peptide-methionine (R)-S-oxide reductase MsrB — translation MENNKKKLDHLNELQYKVTQENFTEPPFDNLYNDNYEEGVYVDIIDGTPLFLSSTKYNSGSGWPSFWKPLNEDSIVEVLDFSHSMTRVEVRSKNADSHLGHVFNDGPKDQGGRRYCINSAALKFIPKNELKSNNLEHLLKYFD, via the coding sequence ATGGAAAACAACAAGAAAAAACTTGATCATTTGAACGAATTGCAATACAAAGTTACCCAAGAAAATTTTACAGAACCACCTTTTGATAATCTTTATAACGATAATTACGAAGAAGGTGTTTATGTTGATATTATCGACGGAACTCCGCTTTTTTTATCTTCAACTAAGTATAATTCAGGATCTGGTTGACCATCTTTTTGAAAACCTTTAAACGAGGACTCGATTGTTGAAGTTCTTGATTTTAGCCACTCAATGACTAGAGTTGAGGTTCGCTCAAAAAATGCTGATTCCCATTTAGGTCACGTTTTTAATGATGGGCCTAAAGATCAGGGAGGAAGACGTTATTGCATTAATTCGGCTGCCCTTAAATTTATTCCTAAAAATGAATTAAAAAGCAATAATCTAGAACACCTTTTAAAATACTTTGACTAA